One Papaver somniferum cultivar HN1 chromosome 10, ASM357369v1, whole genome shotgun sequence genomic window carries:
- the LOC113315393 gene encoding nucleolin 2-like, which translates to MGKFSKKNQMYVNLSSSGTFLPMTLSASQVLSTGASKTVVARNLPFSMNKSDLIEFFKQAGKVVDARYKDGHYKGICYIEFATEEAANKALELDGRYLCNRDIGVGPLVESTTTGASKTLVAKNLSSSTTKSDV; encoded by the exons ATGGGTAAATTCAGCAAAAAAAATCAGATGTATGTTAACCTCTCATCTTCTGGTACATTTTTG CCAATGACCCTTTCTGCATCTCAAGTGCTAAGCACTGGAGCATCTAAAACAGTTGTTGCCAGGAACCTGCCATTTTCCATGAATAAATCTGATCT AATTGAGTTCTTTAAACAGGCTGGGAAAGTTGTTGATGCGCGCTACAAGGATGGACATTACAAAGGGATCTGCTACATTGAGTTTGCAACTGAAGAAGCTGCAAACAAG GCATTAGAGTTGGATGGCCGATACTTGTGTAACAGGGATATTGGAGTTGGCCCTCTAGTGGAAAGCACCACCACTGGAGCATCAAAAACACTTGTTGCCAAGAACCTATCATCTTCCACTACTAAATCTGACGTGTGA
- the LOC113317565 gene encoding transcription factor bHLH30-like, translating to MCGKKEEDESGECSHQSSIHEQHGYHQQQLFLQQQQQQQLHQQQFTCSNDAYGGGGGRGGGGQVFPSDMISPILPWSLPPVHATFNPVQFSTVQNHHPADHPFNLVSHTNPPPPPLPTSSASSYGALFNNRRASSYNHLHFAPSYDHHPSSSSSDQHHHHLRIISDQLIGSFHHHHSQPTSSSHHLHPFGNSSIQSELGKMTAQEILDAKALAASKSHSEAERRRRERINNHLAKLRSLLPSTTKTDKASLLAEVIQHVKELKRQTSQIAEASPVPTENDELTVDNASDEDGRFIIKASLCCEDRSDLLPDLIKTLKALRLRTLKAEITTLGGRVKNVLFITGDDDHDHNEDDDSHDHQQQQHSLSSIQEALKAVMERSTTTNATLPGGGGDDSSSGSIKRQRTTTGSTTSNMNMLENRSL from the exons ATGTGTGGgaagaaggaagaagatgaaTCAGGGGAGTGCTCTCATCAAAGTAGTATTCATGAACAGCATGGCTACCACCAACAACAGTTAtttcttcaacaacagcaacaacaacaacttcatcaacaacagttCACGTGTAGTAATGATgcttatggtggtggtggtggaagaggaggaggaggtcAAGTGTTTCCATCTGATATGATATCTCCAATCCTACCATGGTCTCTCCCACCTGTTCATGCTACCTTCAATCCAGTTCAGTTTTCGACAGTTCAAAATCATCACCCTGCTGATCATCCGTTCAACCTAGTTTCACACActaatccaccaccaccacctcttccTACATCGTCAGCATCCTCCTACGGAGCCTTGTTCAACAATAGAAGGGCTTCCAGTTATAATCATCTACATTTTGCTCCTTCTTATGATCACCATCCATCGTCATCGTCATCAGAccagcatcatcatcatctgagGATCATATCAGACCAACTAATCGGGTCTTTTCATCACCATCATAGTCAACCAACTTCATCATCTCACCATCTTCATCCATTTGGTAACAGTAGTATTCAGTCCGAGTTGGGTAAAATGACAGCTCAAGAGATCTTGGATGCTAAAGCTCTTGCTGCTTCTAAGAGTCACAGTGAGGCTGAAAGAAGACGTCGAGAAAGAATCAATAACCATCTTGCAAAGTTACGCAGCTTACTCCCTAGCACCACCAAA ACAGACAAAGCTTCATTACTAGCAGAAGTGATACAACACGTGAAAGAGTTAAAAAGACAGACATCACAAATTGCAGAAGCAAGTCCAGTACCAACAGAGAATGATGAATTGACAGTGGACAATGCATCTGATGAAGATGGTAGATTCATTATTAAAGCTTCATTATGCTGTGAAGATAGATCTGATCTTTTACCAGATTTAATCAAAACATTAAAAGCTCTTAGACTAAGAACTTTAAAAGCTGAGATTACAACACTTGGTGGAAGAGTAAAGAATGTTCTATTCATTACTGGTGATGATGACCATGATcataatgaagatgatgatagTCATGATCATCAACAACAGCAGCATTCACTTTCTTCCATTCAAGAAGCATTAAAAGCAGTAATGGAGAGAAGTACTACTACTAATGCAACATTACCAGGTGGAGGAGGTGATGATTCTTCTTCAGGGAGTATTaagagacaaagaactactacTGGTAGTACTACTTCTAACATGAATATGCTTGAAAATAGGTCTCTTTAA